In the genome of Atribacterota bacterium, the window CTTACAATTTCCTTTGATAGTTTATTCATGGCTTGTGCATTATTTACATCCAACCTTTTATATAAGGCATAATAAGTGATATAACGATATAAGTCACCAGTATTAATGTAAACAAAATCCAATTTATGAGCTAATTCTTTAGCTACTGTACTTTTCCCTGCCCCAGCAGGTCCGTCTATAGTGATAATTAATCCTATATTTTTTTTATACAAGAGTATAATTCCTTAGTTATTTTCTAAAAATTGTTTATAATTTATAATTTCCTGTTTTCCTAGAAAACGATATTGACCAGATTTTAATCCTTTTAGATTTAAAATACCAATTTGAGTTCTTGTCAATTTTAGTACTTGAAATCCAAGGTAAGAAAACATTCTCCTTATTTGTCTTTTTTTCCCTTCATTAATAGAAATTTCCACAATGCAATTATTTTTATTTTTCTTTAATATTTTTAATTGACATGGATTTGTAGTAAAAATATGACTAATAGGTACACCATTTGTTAACACTCTCAGATCATTATCATTAGGAAATCCTTTGATTTTTACTAAATATACTTTTTTAATCTTTTTTTTGGGATGGGTTATTTGATTAATTAATTCTCCATCATTTGTTAAAAAAACTAAACCTTCAGAATCAAGATCTAATCTACCAGCATAATTTAATTTAATTTTTATCTTTTTTAACAAATCATAAATAGTAGGTCTTCCAAAGGGATCATGATAAGTACATAAAAATCCTCTTGGTTTATTTAATAAAACGTATATTCTGGGTACTTTTTTATGAACAATTTTATTATTTACTTTAATTTTATCTTTATTTGTATCAATTTCAGTGCCTAATTGTGTTATAATGACATTATTGACTTTAACTTTTCCCTTGACAATCAATTTTTCACAATTTCTTCGGGAGTTAATTCCCATTTGGGCAAGAAATTTATGTAATCTCATTTTTCCCATTTTGTATTTCCAGTTCTTCTAAGGGAGGCAAGTCAGATACACTC includes:
- a CDS encoding pseudouridine synthase; this encodes MGKMRLHKFLAQMGINSRRNCEKLIVKGKVKVNNVIITQLGTEIDTNKDKIKVNNKIVHKKVPRIYVLLNKPRGFLCTYHDPFGRPTIYDLLKKIKIKLNYAGRLDLDSEGLVFLTNDGELINQITHPKKKIKKVYLVKIKGFPNDNDLRVLTNGVPISHIFTTNPCQLKILKKNKNNCIVEISINEGKKRQIRRMFSYLGFQVLKLTRTQIGILNLKGLKSGQYRFLGKQEIINYKQFLENN